A genomic stretch from Erwinia sp. E_sp_B01_1 includes:
- a CDS encoding LLM class flavin-dependent oxidoreductase, giving the protein MSATPIKLGLMLHGAGGHMNAWRHEKAPADASVNFRYFTDLAQRAEAAQFDFLFVADGLHINEKSLPHFLNRFEPIALLSALASVTHKIGLAGTISTSYSDPFTVARQLASLDNISNGRAGWNVVTSPLAGSSKNFGKDHPEHALRYQIAEEYIGVVQGLWDSWEDDAFIRDRQSGVFFDAAKLHKLNHQGKFFSVEGPLNIQRSPQGQPVIFQAGASDTGIALAGKTAEAVFTNARTLEEARLYATRLQAEAGKNHRDVPGIFPGISPIVGKTPEEAEEKYQYLLSLISEEDALAYLGRFFDHHDFSQYPLDGPFPELGELGQNTFRSTTDSIKRRAKEQGVTLRQIAFETTLPRGEFFGTPQQVAETFIRWVEQGGASGFIISGPVLVEALEDITTQVLPILAERGYWQPSTETTLRGRLAIPFRANRYTVTETESASPEALAE; this is encoded by the coding sequence ATGAGTGCTACCCCGATAAAACTTGGCCTGATGCTGCACGGTGCAGGCGGGCACATGAACGCCTGGAGACATGAGAAAGCGCCGGCTGATGCCAGCGTTAACTTCCGCTACTTCACCGATCTGGCCCAGCGGGCCGAAGCGGCGCAGTTTGATTTTCTGTTCGTGGCGGACGGGCTGCATATCAATGAAAAATCCCTGCCGCATTTTCTTAACCGTTTTGAACCCATTGCGCTGTTGTCAGCACTGGCTTCAGTGACGCATAAGATCGGGCTGGCCGGCACAATTTCAACTTCCTACAGCGATCCCTTTACCGTCGCCAGGCAGCTCGCCTCGTTAGATAACATCAGTAATGGCCGGGCGGGCTGGAATGTGGTGACATCACCGCTGGCCGGATCTTCCAAAAATTTCGGCAAGGATCATCCGGAACACGCGCTGCGTTACCAGATTGCGGAAGAGTATATCGGCGTGGTGCAGGGGCTGTGGGATTCCTGGGAGGATGATGCGTTTATCCGCGATCGTCAGAGCGGGGTGTTCTTTGATGCGGCGAAACTGCACAAGCTCAACCATCAGGGGAAATTCTTCTCGGTGGAAGGGCCGTTAAATATCCAGCGTTCTCCTCAGGGCCAGCCGGTGATTTTCCAGGCCGGTGCTTCCGATACCGGTATAGCGCTGGCAGGCAAAACCGCTGAGGCGGTCTTTACCAATGCCCGCACGCTGGAAGAGGCCCGGCTTTATGCCACCAGATTACAGGCAGAAGCCGGTAAAAATCACCGGGATGTGCCGGGTATTTTCCCCGGTATCAGCCCGATCGTCGGGAAAACGCCAGAAGAAGCGGAAGAAAAATATCAGTATCTGCTGTCGCTGATCTCAGAAGAAGATGCGCTGGCCTATCTCGGCAGATTCTTTGACCACCATGATTTCAGCCAGTATCCGCTCGACGGGCCATTCCCGGAACTGGGCGAGCTGGGGCAAAACACCTTCCGCTCAACCACCGACAGCATCAAACGGCGGGCAAAAGAGCAGGGCGTGACGCTGAGGCAAATCGCTTTTGAAACAACGCTGCCAAGAGGCGAATTCTTTGGCACGCCGCAGCAGGTTGCGGAGACCTTTATCCGATGGGTGGAGCAGGGAGGAGCCAGTGGCTTTATTATCAGCGGGCCGGTGCTGGTGGAGGCGCTGGAGGATATCACTACCCAGGTTCTGCCGATCCTGGCGGAACGGGGTTACTGGCAGCCTTCAACAGAAACGACTCTGCGTGGCAGGCTGGCTATTCCATTCCGGGCTAACCGTTACACTGTAACGGAAACCGAATCAGCCAGCCCCGAAGCGCTGGCTGAGTGA